One Mesorhizobium sp. J428 DNA segment encodes these proteins:
- a CDS encoding SDR family oxidoreductase → MSATAARNEAEKQRSIQKKVDADDRAKSNGKPKPMQAGAREYPVPPFPKQHHPKPGMEHRIEPAPMYDAPFYKGSEKLKGKVALITGGDSGIGRAVAVLFAREGADVAIAYLTEDQDAKTTKAAVEKEGRRAILIAGDVSEREFCEKAVAKTVKELGRLDILVNNAAFQIHSSDFEDLTEEHFDTTLKTNLYGYFHMAKAALPHLRPGSAIINTGSVTGIEGSKELVDYSMTKGGIHAFTRALAGNLVGKGIRVNCVAPGPVWTPLNPSEKEAEDVSQFGSQTPMKRPAQPEEIAPAYVFLASPQMSSYITGEILPIVGGY, encoded by the coding sequence ATGTCCGCAACAGCCGCCCGAAACGAAGCCGAGAAGCAACGCAGCATCCAGAAGAAGGTCGACGCCGACGACCGCGCCAAATCCAACGGCAAGCCGAAGCCGATGCAGGCCGGCGCGCGCGAATATCCCGTCCCGCCCTTTCCGAAACAGCATCATCCCAAGCCGGGCATGGAGCACAGGATCGAGCCCGCGCCGATGTACGATGCGCCGTTCTACAAGGGCTCGGAGAAGCTCAAGGGCAAGGTTGCGCTGATTACCGGCGGCGATTCCGGTATCGGACGGGCCGTCGCCGTGCTGTTCGCCCGCGAGGGAGCGGATGTTGCGATCGCCTATCTTACCGAAGACCAGGACGCGAAGACGACGAAGGCCGCCGTCGAGAAGGAAGGCCGGCGGGCGATCCTCATCGCCGGCGACGTTTCGGAGCGCGAATTCTGCGAGAAGGCGGTGGCGAAGACGGTCAAGGAACTGGGCCGGCTCGACATCCTCGTCAACAATGCCGCGTTCCAGATCCATTCGAGCGACTTCGAGGACCTGACCGAAGAGCATTTCGACACGACGCTGAAGACCAACCTCTACGGCTATTTCCATATGGCCAAGGCCGCCCTGCCGCATCTTAGGCCGGGCTCGGCGATCATCAATACCGGGTCAGTGACAGGTATCGAGGGATCGAAGGAACTCGTCGATTATTCGATGACAAAGGGCGGCATCCATGCCTTCACCCGAGCGCTTGCCGGCAACCTGGTCGGCAAGGGCATCCGTGTGAACTGCGTCGCGCCTGGCCCGGTCTGGACGCCGCTCAACCCGTCGGAGAAGGAAGCGGAAGACGTATCGCAGTTCGGGTCGCAGACGCCCATGAAACGGCCGGCGCAACCCGAGGAGATCGCACCGGCCTATGTATTCCTGGCGTCGCCGCAGATGTCGAGCTACATCACCGGCGAGATCCTGCCGATCGTCGGCGGCTACTGA
- a CDS encoding von Willebrand factor type A domain-containing protein: MSRKLIASPALAALIALPVAGYSAFYLMETSPLTLGRDAGGQGPVTVPVEAPRPKAAPQAEARKEIASSPSVQESEAAPPVAAQPAPTSAEPAMDQMSNLGGAATRQALPNRATAPLAAQERMIAPPSPDADAFIGQTPNTERLTEFDTNPVRSALESPVSTFSIDVDTASYAFVRRSLKEGLLPQPDTVRVEEMVNYFPYDWAGPADRAEPFRSTVTVMPTPWNSGTKLMHIAIKGYDVQPAEKPKANLVFLIDVSGSMDAPDKLPLLKSSFRMLVDKLGADDTVSIVTYAGDAGTVLEPTKASDKAKILSAIDTLSSGGSTAGEAGLREAYRLAQQSFVKGGVNRVMLATDGDFNVGQTDDDDLKRLIEEKRASGVFLSVLGFGRGNLNDRMMQEIAQNGNGQAVYIDTLAEAEKALVEEASSTLFPIAKDVKLQVEFNPQAIAEYRLIGYETRALNREDFNNDKVDAGEIGSGHSVTAIYEITPKGSPAQQIDDLRYGQARTDNAAGIANADEYAFVKIRYKLPDEDASKLITTPVTAANEVASFDAASADQRFSVAVAAFGQKLRGTSQVASYGYDRISEIAAAARGADTFGYRGEFLSLVRLASALDGRR; this comes from the coding sequence ATGTCGCGCAAACTCATCGCCAGCCCGGCCCTGGCCGCGCTCATCGCCCTGCCGGTCGCGGGCTATTCCGCCTTCTATCTGATGGAGACCTCGCCGCTGACGCTCGGCCGCGACGCCGGCGGGCAGGGGCCGGTGACGGTGCCGGTTGAGGCACCGAGGCCTAAGGCGGCGCCGCAGGCCGAGGCGCGCAAGGAGATCGCGTCTTCGCCGTCTGTCCAGGAGAGCGAGGCCGCGCCTCCCGTCGCTGCGCAGCCCGCGCCGACGTCCGCCGAGCCGGCGATGGATCAGATGTCCAATCTCGGCGGCGCCGCGACCCGCCAGGCCCTGCCCAACCGTGCCACCGCCCCGCTGGCCGCACAGGAGCGCATGATCGCGCCGCCGTCGCCGGATGCCGACGCCTTTATCGGCCAGACACCGAACACGGAACGGTTGACCGAGTTCGACACCAACCCGGTGAGGTCGGCGCTCGAAAGTCCGGTCTCGACGTTCTCGATCGATGTCGACACGGCGTCCTACGCCTTCGTGCGGCGCTCGCTGAAGGAAGGCCTGCTGCCGCAGCCCGACACGGTGCGCGTCGAGGAGATGGTAAACTACTTCCCCTATGACTGGGCGGGTCCGGCCGACAGAGCCGAGCCGTTCAGGTCGACTGTGACCGTCATGCCGACGCCCTGGAATTCCGGGACGAAGCTGATGCATATCGCCATCAAGGGCTACGATGTGCAGCCGGCCGAGAAGCCAAAGGCGAATCTCGTCTTCCTGATCGACGTGTCGGGCTCGATGGACGCGCCGGACAAGCTGCCGCTGCTGAAATCGTCGTTCCGCATGTTGGTCGACAAGCTCGGCGCCGACGACACCGTCTCGATCGTCACCTATGCGGGCGACGCGGGGACGGTGCTCGAGCCAACCAAGGCGTCGGACAAGGCGAAGATCCTGTCGGCGATCGACACCCTGTCTTCCGGCGGCTCGACGGCGGGCGAGGCGGGGCTGCGCGAGGCCTATCGGCTGGCGCAGCAGTCCTTCGTGAAAGGCGGCGTCAACCGGGTGATGCTGGCGACGGACGGCGATTTCAATGTCGGGCAGACCGATGACGACGACCTGAAGCGGCTGATTGAGGAGAAGCGCGCGAGCGGCGTGTTCCTCTCGGTGCTCGGCTTCGGCCGGGGAAACCTGAACGACCGGATGATGCAGGAGATTGCCCAGAACGGAAACGGCCAGGCCGTCTATATCGACACGCTCGCCGAGGCCGAAAAGGCGCTGGTCGAGGAGGCTTCATCGACGCTGTTCCCGATCGCCAAGGACGTGAAGCTGCAGGTGGAGTTCAATCCGCAGGCGATCGCCGAATACCGGCTGATCGGCTACGAGACCCGCGCGCTCAACCGCGAAGACTTCAACAATGACAAGGTGGACGCGGGCGAGATCGGCTCGGGCCATTCGGTGACGGCGATCTATGAGATCACGCCGAAGGGAAGCCCGGCGCAGCAGATAGACGACCTGCGCTACGGCCAAGCGCGCACGGACAACGCGGCCGGGATCGCCAATGCGGACGAATATGCCTTCGTGAAGATCCGCTACAAGCTGCCCGACGAGGACGCGAGCAAGCTGATCACGACGCCTGTGACGGCGGCCAACGAGGTTGCGAGCTTCGACGCCGCGTCCGCAGACCAGCGCTTCTCGGTCGCGGTCGCCGCTTTCGGCCAGAAGCTGCGCGGCACCAGCCAGGTCGCATCCTATGGCTATGACAGGATTTCTGAGATCGCCGCCGCCGCCCGCGGGGCCGACACGTTCGGCTATCGCGGGGAGTTCCTCTCCCTCGTGCGCCTTGCCTCGGCGCTCGACGGCAGGCGGTAG
- a CDS encoding RNA polymerase sigma factor: protein MALVAEDTGVPDEDLIAHAKAGDRKAFAELVARHYDFVFRVAWKWCGRKTDAEDIAQEVCARLGRSIRSFTGQGAFTTWLYALTLNVARDHGRKLLRESRKTAAFGVHAAAFGEAMPEPDERADALWEAVRKLPDKQREAVLLVYGEDLSHGDAAEIMGCAEPTVSWYIHEAKKRLKVHMRLAGEA from the coding sequence ATGGCCTTGGTTGCGGAAGACACCGGCGTGCCGGACGAGGACCTTATCGCGCACGCGAAAGCGGGCGACCGCAAGGCATTCGCCGAACTGGTTGCGCGCCACTACGACTTCGTCTTCCGCGTTGCCTGGAAATGGTGCGGGCGCAAAACCGATGCAGAAGACATTGCGCAGGAGGTCTGCGCGCGGCTTGGCCGGTCGATCCGCTCCTTCACCGGGCAGGGCGCGTTCACGACCTGGCTCTACGCTCTGACGCTGAACGTCGCGCGCGATCACGGGCGCAAGCTGCTGCGCGAGAGCCGCAAGACGGCGGCCTTCGGCGTGCATGCGGCGGCGTTCGGCGAGGCGATGCCCGAACCGGACGAGCGCGCCGACGCGCTGTGGGAGGCGGTGCGCAAACTGCCGGACAAGCAGCGCGAGGCGGTGCTGCTCGTCTATGGCGAGGACCTTTCGCATGGCGATGCGGCCGAGATCATGGGATGCGCCGAGCCGACGGTTTCCTGGTACATCCACGAAGCGAAGAAACGGCTGAAGGTGCACATGCGCCTGGCCGGGGAAGCGTGA